Part of the Opisthocomus hoazin isolate bOpiHoa1 chromosome 5, bOpiHoa1.hap1, whole genome shotgun sequence genome, CTGCAATAAATTAGATGTATTTTGTTCCTAAGGCTATTAGGCAAGACAAAATATGGCCAGGTCTAAAGAGCTGCCATAGAAATTGGCTCCTCTGCTGGTATCTCTTAAAGGTGGTACAGCTGGGCTACACCTGGCTGCCTAGAATTCGTTAGTTCTGTAGCTATTAAGCTAGACAGCAGAGGCACTAGTACCTGCTTTGATTAAATGAtgtagcagaagcagcaggctgatACCGAGACAGATCAAAATGAGGAAATTTTAACagcaaatgtgactttttttttaagattatttttaccAACACAGCTCTTAATCAGAGCAACTAAGTGCAACTCCACTGGTTTATGCAGGATGAGGAGATGATTCCATCTGTACTTTCTAAAAAACACACAATTTAAAACGTGTGCGCATGCTTACCTGTTTGATTGAGCGTTCCTTAAACGACTTCTCCACATATGTCCCCGGGCATCTTTGACACAGGTTTCGGTGCATTGTTTACCCGTTTAAGCAGAAGCTGACCATTTCAAATGCAGTCGCCATTGTAGCGGTCATCTGGATTCTGGCCGTCGCAATCATGTGTCCTTCTGCAGTCATGCTGCAGGTGCAAGAAGAGAGGCATTTCAGGGTGATCCTTGGCTATGGCAATGAAACTCGCCCTGTGTACTGGTGCCGGGAGGACTGGCCTAACCCGGGAATGAGAAAGATCTATACGACGGTTCTGTTTGCCAATATCTATCTGGCTCCTCTGTCACTCATTATTATCATGTATGCAAGAATAAGCATTGCTCTCTTCAACACACCAATGCCTATAGTGGGAAAAcacagccaggagcagcagcataGTGTGtctaagaagaaacaaaaagtcaTAAAAATGCTCATTATTGTGGCTTTGCTTTTCACCCTATCCTGGCTTCCCTTGTGGACTCTGATGATGCTCTCAGACTATGCCAACCTTTCAGCTATCCAGTTGCAGACCATCAACATTTACATTTATCCCTTTGCTCACTGGCTGGCCTTTTTCAACAGCAGTGTCAACCCTATCATCTACGGTTTCTTTAATGAAAACTTCCGCCGAGGCTTTCAGGCAGCCTTCAAACTTCAGCTCTGCTCCAGGGAGACTGTTCACAGGGAGGTCTGTTCTCAGCGAGGCCAAAGCAATGCCATTTTGCCAGCTGTCAACTACCAGACACCCCAGGGTCAAGCTTGTCAGAATGCTAAGGAGGAGGTGAAGACAGTTAAGAAAGGAAATTGGGTGAGTAATCAGCAGGATTTGATAATGGAGGATCTAGAAGAGCCCTGCAATGATGGGATTAAGTGAAACATGCTATGAACTACCTAAATGATTTTTGCCTAGCAGAGTTTATTTATTGTGTTGTGAAAGTCCTGCTCCGTAAGATCTTTCTGACAAAAATGTCAAGgtgtttctgttttgaagaagatAAGCAACTTGCATGATACTTGAACGTTTGATATAAGTAGGGAACCAAATTCAGCCCATTGTGTTACCAGCTTAAACCAGTGGCAACTCCCCTGCAGTCAGCAATGACTCACTGCTCTTGAACTGGGCTGGAGCAAAGATGTGATTGCAATGGGATTACCTTCCATTTATTGCAACATAAGAGAAAAAGAGAGCTATGATTATTGACTTAGATACAATTACTCCTGATATTCACTGATGAAGAGGAGGGCATTCATTCATTTGCTTCTGTGAATGTCTCGGAGCAGCTGAAGCAGAGTTTCTTGAACGATATTTATGATAATGTTTCAATATGTAAGGCTAGCTGTTGTTAATACCTACAATTTTCTTCTGATATCAGGCAGCAAAAACAGCACTGCTGTTTGTAGCATCCAGCTAGACGGTGGACCTGGAAAAAGGAGGGAATCACGAGACTTCCTGAGGCCCTGAGCCTATGCCCCCTCCTGGGAGTTCGGCTGTTGGGGCTCAGGGCAGTTCTGAGCCAGTGCAGCTGGTGGCATGCATGCTTGTTGcattaagaaataattttgtctgtTGACCAAAATACCTGCTAATGACATTTATAAAGTCCTCTGCTAAAAGCAAGATTAATCCAATAAACTGTCTTCTTGATTTAACAGAAATTTCTGTTTGCTCTGCAATGGGTCCTTGGTACTACTCTTTTAGCTTCTTCTGTGAAGCATAAACATGTTCCTTGAACTTGTCAATCCATTATTCTATAACTTATTAACTGAAATATTGGAGATACAGTCTGAATATTTGAACTGAACTCACCGGTTCCTGGGTCTTCTTGCGGTTATACTCATATTGCTTCTGTCTGGACATTTTCATGCCAACTGGTTCCTACCCAAATGACAAAAAGTAAGCGTCTTCAGTCACATTTGCTTGATTTCCCTTTCTGGTTGCCACCTTGTTATTTCTGCAATGTTATTTATTGTTGTAGCTAGAGAAATGAATAGGACTGAAAATTTGAGAAATAAAGGATAAAGAATGGCTTTTATGCTACATTTTTTGGAGGGAGGAACTCAATTCTATTTTGGAGGGGATAGAAGTCACCTAAAAAGACTGCAATTTCAATACTAGCAAGAGATAAAACACCGTTAGGGCCCATTCAGTCTGACAGAACTCAGCATGTGCATTGCAACCTTGGAAGTATCTCACGAAGGCTCCTGAAATCAGTGAGGAATGCAGGTTAGTGCAAGGACCAGCCTACAGAGATCTGCTACAGGATTAGAGCATCACCATATCTTATCCTGTGAGTGTCTATAGGGGCCAGATACCAGGTAAGTTCATTCCCTGGTGCAGTCCTTCTTCAGGTAAATTGGAGTACCTTTCCGGTCATGGCATATTTGCATAATTAAGGAAAACTGACAACTTGTCAAGCTGTGTTGTCCCAAACTACCTTCCTTTTTGAAtgccagaaaataaagaaaacgtGGGGAGTAATGGGAAGAAAAGCTGCTGAAATAGCTCTGATTTCGCAGATGGTTTTTATAATGCATTTTATCTAGTCTGTGATTTTCAAAGAATCTAATCAAATAAGGATGCCTGATCATGTTGTCCTCTGTTGAAAACCCCACCACAGGTGTTTTGGAGCTCCAGGTATTGCACCCTTCCTGCACCCTATCTTTTGTCCTTCACTTGTAGTTTGAGAAAGCAAgacctgttttgcctgtgaaagTTTGCCGTGCTGAGGTTCCCAAAGCTTATTGCTGTGTCCATACCaggaccagtactatttaatatcttcatcagtgacatagagagtgggattgagtgcaccctcagcaagtttgtggatgacaccaagccAAGTGGGGTGGTTGATACTCTAGAGCAAAGGGATACTATTCAGGGGGGGTCTCAACAGGCATGAGGAGTGGGcccgtgcgaacctcatgaagttcaccaaggccaggtacaaggtcctgcacctgcgcTGGGACAAtgcccagtatcaatacagacagGGGGATGAATAGGGTGAGAGCTGCCCTGCGGAGCAGGACTCGAGGATAGTGGTGGGTGTGAAATTGGATGTGAGCTGgtaatgtgtgcttgcagcccagtaAGCcgatcatatcctgggctgcatagaGAAGCATGGCTGCTACACATCTTGCAAGGCATGCTGTGCATTAATTTTAGAGTGATATTTAATATGCTCATACCTGAGACAGCCTCTTGTTCAAGTAGGAGGGCTTTTTGTCAGAAAGGTTTTGCCAAAGATATGTTTTCCTGATTAAAATCAAGGACCAGAACAACTCTGGAGGTCTTGTCCAACCTGTAGCATTTTGTGCATCCAATAGATTCAGCAAGGtttcaagaatattttaaagtGCAAGTGTATGCTCACGTTCATCCTAGTTCAACAAAACACTCCAAAAAAGTGTACTCAAAATGAGTGCAATGAAGATATAAAAATGCCCCAAAGTATTTGGCTCAAGCTGGTGATTCTCAAGACAGCCTTAACATTTCACTGCAGAACAAGGATGCTGAACTAAAAGCCATCAAATGGTTTGTCTTCACTGGCCTGTGCTAAATGCAGAAGTTATGCTTGTAAGACAATTTCAAAATTAAAGATcattaattgcttttaaaaaactgaatttcAGCATGTTCTCTGAATGCCACCCCAAAAACAACCAACCCCACTGTGAGGGATCTGTAACTATCTATAACACAAAATGTTAAAAAGtttctaaaaaattattttaaaaagcaacttttCATTCTGGAAACACTGTCTGATGAAGTAATTAGCCTTTGTGGAAGGAACTGAAGGGACActgataaaaggaaaagaaa contains:
- the NPFFR2 gene encoding neuropeptide FF receptor 2, with product MDSNSSFIWPHVLNYNGTHRYLYLEGNVSYVDFYLHQPSVAAVFIVSYLLIFLLCMVGNGVVCFIVLRSKHMRTVTNLFILNLAVSDLLVGIFCMPTTLLDNIIAGWPFGSLVCKMSGMVQGISVSASVFTLVAIAVDRFRCIVYPFKQKLTISNAVAIVAVIWILAVAIMCPSAVMLQVQEERHFRVILGYGNETRPVYWCREDWPNPGMRKIYTTVLFANIYLAPLSLIIIMYARISIALFNTPMPIVGKHSQEQQHSVSKKKQKVIKMLIIVALLFTLSWLPLWTLMMLSDYANLSAIQLQTINIYIYPFAHWLAFFNSSVNPIIYGFFNENFRRGFQAAFKLQLCSRETVHREVCSQRGQSNAILPAVNYQTPQGQACQNAKEEVKTVKKGNWVSNQQDLIMEDLEEPCNDGIK